The genomic DNA GGCCCTGCGGCACGCTGTCGAGATGCGCACCCACCATCACGACATCCCTGGTGGAGCCGGTCCTGGTCTGCGCCAGCACATTACGCGAGGTGACCGTGGCCGTTTTCCCGTCGAGCACCACCCGCGCCGGACCGGTGGCCCGACGCAGCGCCGCGCCGCCCTCGTCACCGATGACGGCCACCGGAAGCGTGAGCCGCTCGTAGTACCCCCGCTCGAAAAGCCCCGGCGGACTACCGTTTCGGCCACCTGCGCTGACCACCACCAGCGCTGCGGCCCCTTTGTCTACGGCCGCCTGGTGTTTGGCCACCACCGAACACCCGGTGTCGTCCACCACCACCACCGCACCCCGGGGCACCCGGGCCGGATAGTCGGCCGCGCTGCAGCCGGGAGCGCGGGCGGGCCGGACCACCGGACCCTCGACGCCGCGTGACTGCACCAGCAGCGAGGCCTGGTCCACCTGGTAGGTGCGGCCGCCGACAGTGACCGTGGGACGGCCGGCGTCCTGGGTCTCCAACCGCTCGAATTCGGTGGTCTCGACGTCGAAACCCTTGTCGCGCAACACAGTGATCACGTAGTCCACGCTGGCGTCGAAGCCAGGTGTGCCGTCGGCCCGGTTTCCGCCGTGCTCGGCCGCGATGTCCTGCAGCCGCTGCAGGTGCACCGACATGCCGGCCTCGGTGACCTGTTCGGCCAGATGGTCGGCCAGGCTGACCACCTGCTCGGGTGGCGCCGGCGCCGGCGGCGAGGAACATCCCGACAGCACCACCACCGTCGAGAAGACCGCCACCAACCCCGCCCCTGCACGCCTCACCCGCACAGGCTAGCCCCTCACCGGTGCCCGCCCGGCGTCATCGTTGCCGTACCGAGATCAGGAGGGACCGATCTCGTGCCGGGTCCGGTCGTCGCGGACCGGCATGCCGTTGCGGCCGGACTGGTCCTGGGAGTAGAGGCCAACCGCATACCCCACACCCGCCCCCTGGATGGCCTGGCTGGTGACGTCGATGTTGTCGATGTTGTCCTGCGGCCGGTGATAGTTCGGATCGAACGGCTCGCCGGCGGTACCGCCCCACTGCTGCTGCTGAGCTTCGGTCTTGTCCCCTTCGGCGCCGGAGTACAGCCCCCCGGCCGGGATCCCGGCGAAGGTGAACGCGTCGTAGTCGGAACGGCCATCGAAGAACGTGTCCTGCGCCGGCATG from Mycolicibacterium tokaiense includes the following:
- a CDS encoding M28 family peptidase; the protein is MRRAGAGLVAVFSTVVVLSGCSSPPAPAPPEQVVSLADHLAEQVTEAGMSVHLQRLQDIAAEHGGNRADGTPGFDASVDYVITVLRDKGFDVETTEFERLETQDAGRPTVTVGGRTYQVDQASLLVQSRGVEGPVVRPARAPGCSAADYPARVPRGAVVVVDDTGCSVVAKHQAAVDKGAAALVVVSAGGRNGSPPGLFERGYYERLTLPVAVIGDEGGAALRRATGPARVVLDGKTATVTSRNVLAQTRTGSTRDVVMVGAHLDSVPQGPGINDNGTGVAAVLETALQLGPEPDVSNAVRFAFWGGEESRLAGSLDYVFNRSRDELNDIALYLNVDMIGSPNAGYFTYDGDQSGAPSPDVDAEDVPVGSEGLERTLAGYLNLAGMRPADMPLSASTDYHPFLTAGIPVGGLTTGGPQQKTAVQARLWGGTAGAPFDPNYHTVRDTARAVNREALAITGSGLAFTVGTYASSIEGPNGVPAHDLRHRSAMGP